One genomic segment of Chitinophaga sancti includes these proteins:
- a CDS encoding FadR/GntR family transcriptional regulator produces the protein MMNKQTLPIKRNSLADEVAQRLQEQISLGTYKTGEKLPTEPALMESFGVGRSTIREAVRILANSGVLRVQQGLGTFVEEQTGIVEPLPQRLKRAQFEDLDEVRQLLELKIAQKAALNRTEQDIERMTEALNRRKEYGVANDVTACIQADIDFHLAIAQASGNSILTDLYRTVAMHLKAKFIERFKTTETFTNTQQLHKSLLNSIVAQDDQKAWKCGQQIIDHNDSK, from the coding sequence ATGATGAATAAACAGACCTTACCAATTAAGCGAAACAGCCTTGCAGACGAGGTTGCGCAGCGGCTACAGGAGCAGATCTCCCTGGGAACCTACAAAACCGGGGAAAAATTACCTACCGAACCAGCATTAATGGAGTCATTCGGAGTAGGTAGGTCTACTATCAGAGAAGCCGTACGCATACTGGCGAACAGTGGGGTACTCAGGGTACAACAGGGCCTTGGCACTTTTGTAGAAGAGCAGACAGGCATTGTAGAACCCCTCCCCCAACGGCTGAAACGCGCACAGTTCGAAGATCTGGACGAGGTAAGACAACTGCTGGAATTGAAAATAGCACAAAAAGCCGCCCTCAATAGAACGGAACAGGATATAGAGCGGATGACAGAGGCACTGAATAGGCGAAAAGAATATGGGGTGGCCAATGACGTAACAGCTTGTATACAGGCTGATATCGATTTTCACCTGGCCATTGCACAGGCTTCGGGCAATAGCATCCTTACAGATCTGTACAGAACTGTAGCCATGCACCTGAAAGCGAAGTTTATAGAACGGTTTAAAACAACTGAGACTTTTACAAATACACAGCAACTGCACAAAAGTCTTTTGAACAGTATTGTGGCGCAGGATGATCAGAAAGCATGGAAATGTGGGCAGCAGATCATCGACCACAACGATAGCAAGTAA
- a CDS encoding MarC family protein, with product MEPIKYYICRKYEPCMFHFDQILAITFTLFAVIDIVGSIPVLISMKEKLGHIDSGKATLASGVLMILFLLVGEPFLKLLSVDVHSFAVAGSIVIFVIGLEMILGVEFFKSEKDTKTGSLIPIAFPLIAGSGTLTTIMSLKANFDQWNIFAGILINLIIIYVVLRSLSFIERILGKAGLMVVRKFFGVILLAIAVKIFKSNLNL from the coding sequence ATGGAACCAATTAAATATTACATTTGCAGAAAATACGAACCCTGCATGTTTCATTTTGACCAGATCTTAGCCATAACCTTTACACTCTTTGCGGTAATTGATATTGTTGGTTCAATACCCGTTCTCATTTCCATGAAAGAAAAACTCGGTCACATCGATTCGGGCAAGGCGACGCTTGCTTCTGGTGTACTGATGATCCTTTTCTTACTGGTAGGTGAACCGTTCCTGAAATTATTGAGCGTAGACGTACACTCATTTGCCGTAGCTGGTTCGATCGTGATCTTTGTAATCGGTCTTGAAATGATTCTTGGGGTAGAGTTCTTCAAGAGTGAGAAGGATACAAAGACAGGAAGCCTCATTCCCATCGCATTTCCGCTGATCGCGGGTTCCGGTACCCTGACCACCATTATGTCACTGAAGGCCAACTTCGATCAGTGGAACATCTTTGCAGGTATCCTCATCAACCTTATTATCATCTATGTAGTGCTTCGTTCCCTTAGTTTTATCGAAAGAATACTGGGTAAAGCAGGGTTGATGGTGGTGCGTAAGTTTTTCGGTGTCATCCTCCTGGCGATAGCTGTGAAGATATTTAAGAGCAATCTTAACCTGTAG